In Nitrospira sp., one genomic interval encodes:
- the radA gene encoding DNA repair protein RadA: MKTKTTFSCQACGYQAPRWLGRCPDCSGWNTFKEERVVSPQKGRPLAGNVTAATPVPITDIEIVGEPRSSTGLAEFDRVLGGGIVPGSVILIGGDPGIGKTTLLLQALPRLAGTSDQVLYVSGEESARQIKMRCERLGIVDKALLILGETSLEQILRAIQDVKPVAVVVDSIQTVYTEQITSAPGSISQVQEVAGQLMWFAKRSNVPVFIIGHVTKEGAIAGPRLLEHIVDTVLYFEGDKSHSYRILRAVKNRFGSTNEIGMFEMKEGGLEEIDNPSELFLAERPQRTTGSVVVSSLEGTRPILVELQALVSATSYAMPKRMANGVEPNRLSLLLAVMEKRLGMHLSGQDVYINVVGGIHIDEPAIDLGIVTAVTSSLREQPIDFATLVMGEVGLGGEVRAISQAELRIREAAKMGFKRCLLPERNVAKLEPIEGIELIGVHEVGDALDAVLA; the protein is encoded by the coding sequence ATGAAGACGAAGACGACCTTTTCTTGTCAGGCTTGTGGGTACCAAGCTCCTCGATGGCTTGGGCGTTGTCCGGATTGCTCCGGCTGGAACACCTTTAAGGAAGAACGCGTTGTTTCACCGCAAAAGGGACGCCCCCTCGCAGGGAATGTAACAGCCGCTACGCCTGTCCCGATTACAGACATCGAAATCGTCGGCGAGCCTCGGTCAAGCACCGGATTAGCTGAATTCGACCGCGTCCTCGGTGGCGGCATCGTGCCAGGGTCGGTCATCCTCATCGGTGGGGATCCCGGCATTGGAAAAACCACGCTCCTCCTGCAAGCCCTTCCGCGACTGGCCGGCACCAGCGATCAAGTACTCTACGTGTCCGGCGAAGAGTCGGCTCGCCAAATTAAGATGCGCTGCGAGCGGCTGGGGATTGTCGATAAAGCGCTCTTAATCCTCGGCGAAACGTCCCTCGAACAGATTCTGCGGGCGATTCAGGATGTTAAGCCCGTGGCTGTTGTCGTTGACTCCATTCAGACCGTCTATACGGAACAAATTACGTCGGCACCCGGAAGTATCAGCCAGGTTCAAGAGGTAGCGGGGCAACTCATGTGGTTTGCCAAGCGCAGCAACGTACCGGTTTTCATCATCGGCCACGTGACTAAAGAAGGCGCGATTGCCGGGCCTCGCCTGCTGGAACATATCGTCGATACGGTGTTGTACTTCGAGGGAGACAAGAGCCACAGTTATCGTATCCTGAGAGCGGTTAAGAACCGTTTCGGCTCGACAAATGAAATCGGTATGTTCGAGATGAAGGAGGGAGGGCTGGAAGAGATCGACAATCCGTCGGAACTATTCCTCGCAGAACGGCCGCAACGCACCACCGGCTCGGTGGTGGTCTCCAGTCTAGAGGGGACGCGGCCGATTCTGGTCGAATTGCAAGCCCTCGTGTCCGCTACCAGTTACGCCATGCCCAAGCGGATGGCCAACGGCGTCGAGCCCAATCGGTTGTCGCTCCTGTTGGCAGTGATGGAGAAGCGGTTGGGGATGCATCTGTCCGGACAGGATGTGTACATCAATGTAGTCGGGGGGATCCATATCGACGAGCCGGCGATCGACCTAGGCATTGTCACGGCGGTCACGTCCAGTTTGCGCGAGCAGCCCATCGATTTTGCGACGCTCGTCATGGGAGAAGTAGGGTTGGGAGGAGAGGTGCGGGCCATCAGCCAGGCAGAACTTCGGATTCGCGAGGCGGCCAAGATGGGATTCAAACGTTGCCTGTTGCCGGAGCGCAACGTCGCCAAGCTGGAGCCCATTGAGGGGATCGAATTAATAGGTGTACATGAAGTGGGGGATGCACTGGATGCGGTCTTGGCTTAG
- a CDS encoding YdcH family protein encodes MQQTETAITEQLRESSVEFRALEESHHRLDAQLADLQRRHVLTPAEEVLKKQLQKEKLATKDKMAELIRSFR; translated from the coding sequence ATGCAGCAGACGGAAACGGCGATTACGGAGCAGTTACGAGAGTCCAGCGTGGAGTTCCGGGCGCTCGAGGAATCCCATCATCGGCTCGATGCTCAACTGGCGGACTTGCAGCGGCGGCATGTGCTGACGCCCGCTGAAGAAGTTCTGAAAAAGCAGCTGCAGAAAGAAAAGCTCGCCACAAAAGACAAGATGGCCGAGCTCATACGATCGTTTCGTTGA
- a CDS encoding TolC family protein, producing the protein MIRWLRCMTLLGAALLAVPLAQTDAAEPAVLPQGSFLGVQQAVDLAVKYHPLLMEGLANLKASEARTEQARSLYYPQVYANANTVAGAGATNPRFLIGGGLLRENQTTFTGGVIANQRLYDFGFTSNLVESNKLAAQAQGQDVTARRALVLLQVQRAYLNSLKRRRLVQIAEETVRERGIIAGQIETLYRQQLKSKLDFDLAHVELVNAQSLLVRSRNDLKASFADLNRTMGIVGADDYVLEDVSVEVRPQKPLDSLINESLSHPEVKRARDYTASATAKLTAAKRQYLPTVSAIASGGTFDPFDPRQNQQTGSWWMAGAMVSMPLFTGFLIENQVAEASAQQEAASAATANIEQALTQQVTNAYLDTVTYAQQIRLAEEQVKTANEALQLAKQRYKLGLGTVVEVTQSEVALTAAQTRLADTQYDYKIAEVTLAYTSRGADLGDLLLVSRRSSTDASRQGPHRVEGPFAKTE; encoded by the coding sequence ATGATTCGCTGGTTACGCTGCATGACACTGCTGGGAGCCGCCCTGCTTGCGGTTCCCCTTGCCCAGACCGACGCCGCAGAGCCGGCGGTCCTGCCGCAAGGGAGTTTCCTTGGGGTGCAGCAGGCGGTGGACCTGGCCGTGAAATACCACCCGCTCCTGATGGAGGGCCTGGCCAACTTGAAGGCCTCTGAGGCGCGAACCGAACAGGCGCGCTCACTCTATTACCCGCAAGTGTATGCCAATGCCAACACCGTCGCCGGCGCGGGCGCCACCAATCCACGCTTTCTGATCGGCGGCGGGCTGCTCCGCGAAAATCAAACCACCTTCACCGGCGGGGTGATCGCCAACCAACGGCTCTATGACTTCGGCTTCACTAGCAATTTGGTCGAATCGAACAAACTCGCCGCGCAGGCGCAAGGCCAAGATGTCACCGCGCGGCGGGCGCTCGTGCTGCTGCAGGTTCAGCGGGCCTACCTCAACAGCTTGAAGCGTCGTCGCCTCGTCCAGATCGCGGAGGAAACCGTGCGCGAGCGCGGGATCATCGCCGGCCAAATCGAAACACTCTACCGTCAGCAATTGAAATCCAAATTGGATTTCGATTTGGCGCATGTCGAGTTGGTCAACGCCCAGTCGCTGCTCGTACGGAGCCGCAATGACCTCAAGGCCAGCTTCGCCGATTTGAACCGCACGATGGGTATCGTCGGCGCCGACGACTACGTGCTGGAAGACGTGTCCGTGGAGGTGCGTCCGCAAAAGCCGCTCGACAGCCTGATCAATGAGAGTTTGTCGCATCCGGAGGTCAAACGAGCACGGGACTACACGGCATCGGCCACGGCCAAACTCACGGCCGCGAAACGCCAATACTTGCCGACCGTCTCCGCCATCGCCAGCGGCGGCACCTTCGATCCCTTCGACCCCCGCCAAAACCAACAGACGGGCAGTTGGTGGATGGCAGGTGCCATGGTGTCCATGCCGCTCTTCACCGGATTCCTGATCGAAAATCAGGTTGCGGAGGCGAGCGCACAACAAGAGGCCGCGTCGGCCGCCACGGCCAACATCGAACAGGCACTGACACAACAGGTGACGAACGCCTACCTTGACACCGTCACCTATGCGCAACAAATCAGGTTGGCCGAGGAGCAGGTCAAGACGGCAAACGAAGCCCTCCAGCTGGCGAAACAGCGCTACAAACTCGGGTTGGGCACAGTGGTGGAGGTCACGCAGTCGGAGGTTGCTCTAACGGCGGCGCAGACACGACTAGCCGATACGCAATATGACTACAAGATCGCCGAAGTCACGCTGGCCTATACCTCGCGCGGGGCTGACCTGGGCGACCTTCTGCTCGTCAGCCGTCGATCCTCGACCGATGCCTCAAGGCAAGGACCTCACAGAGTCGAGGGCCCTTTCGCGAAGACCGAGTGA
- the rimI gene encoding ribosomal protein S18-alanine N-acetyltransferase, translating to MTSSSLTIEPATADMLDEVLAIEQACFSSPWTRKMLAAELSGNPFAHFVVARAVDSGGGQGNIVGYLCFWIVFEELRLMNLAVLAPFRRQGVARRLVCTTIQTGLEQSANRALLEVRASNHEAQALYERLGFRRTAMRARYYVNPDEDAVLMEMAPLELGALCRQQRELREPSDTTTVHGRV from the coding sequence ATGACCTCCTCCTCGCTCACGATCGAGCCGGCAACCGCCGACATGCTCGATGAGGTTTTGGCTATCGAACAGGCTTGCTTCTCCTCCCCTTGGACGCGCAAAATGTTGGCGGCGGAGTTGTCGGGTAATCCCTTTGCCCATTTTGTGGTTGCACGGGCTGTCGACAGTGGGGGGGGACAAGGCAACATCGTCGGGTATTTGTGCTTTTGGATCGTGTTTGAGGAGCTGCGGTTGATGAATCTCGCGGTGCTCGCCCCGTTTCGCAGGCAGGGGGTGGCGAGGCGACTGGTGTGTACGACCATACAGACCGGCTTGGAACAAAGTGCGAATCGGGCTCTGTTGGAGGTGCGGGCGTCGAATCACGAGGCCCAGGCCCTTTATGAGCGACTAGGATTTCGTCGGACTGCCATGCGAGCGCGGTATTACGTGAATCCTGACGAAGATGCGGTGTTGATGGAGATGGCACCGCTCGAGTTGGGAGCCCTGTGTCGGCAGCAGCGCGAACTCCGGGAGCCGAGCGACACGACGACCGTGCATGGACGTGTGTAG
- a CDS encoding peptidylprolyl isomerase translates to MTAQATSQQATISVSSKNEPWGQIVLRLFPDVAPNHVKNFVTLAQQGFYNGTTFHRVIPGFMIQGGDPNSKNPDRSSHGMGGPGYRVKAEFNSRPHKRGTLSMARANDPDSAGSQFFICVNDANFLDWQYTVFGEVLSGLDVVDRVVSVKRDGRDNPLERVEMTVTITE, encoded by the coding sequence ATGACGGCACAGGCGACTTCACAACAGGCGACGATCAGCGTCTCTTCGAAAAACGAGCCCTGGGGACAGATCGTGCTGCGCCTGTTTCCCGATGTGGCACCGAATCACGTGAAGAATTTCGTCACGTTGGCGCAACAGGGGTTTTACAACGGAACGACGTTTCACCGAGTCATTCCAGGGTTCATGATTCAAGGCGGTGATCCCAACAGCAAGAATCCGGACCGATCCTCCCATGGCATGGGAGGACCGGGGTACCGTGTCAAGGCCGAGTTCAACAGCCGACCCCACAAGCGCGGTACTCTGTCGATGGCGCGCGCTAACGATCCGGACAGTGCCGGGTCGCAATTTTTTATTTGCGTGAATGACGCCAACTTCCTGGACTGGCAGTATACTGTGTTCGGCGAAGTGTTGAGCGGGCTGGACGTCGTCGATCGTGTGGTGAGCGTCAAGCGCGATGGGCGCGACAATCCGCTTGAGCGGGTGGAGATGACGGTCACCATCACCGAGTAA
- the tsaB gene encoding tRNA (adenosine(37)-N6)-threonylcarbamoyltransferase complex dimerization subunit type 1 TsaB, with protein MTLASPFQFLALDTATSWQTVALLRDDQVLAQIEQNAEGSHARSLMPAIHRILKGAGLSLRDLQGVALSIGPGSFTGLRVGLATLLGFRAVLGVPIVPVPTLEAMAWNLRQSPGRLIPVIKSRRNEVYWAAYEWSSGGRLRTCIAEQVGSPASVVRAVEQGRVCTVFGDGWLAYEQDIREAWGQAGVCNGPCAPEVHRPSAVSVALAARERLLAGQIADSTVAPRYVQRTEAEVMFDALQEQSPLERRRQRIARKLGAGKGGVGRTR; from the coding sequence ATGACGCTGGCGAGTCCATTCCAGTTTCTCGCCTTGGATACGGCGACGTCATGGCAGACGGTGGCGTTGCTGCGGGATGACCAAGTGTTGGCGCAGATCGAGCAGAATGCCGAAGGGTCGCATGCGCGCTCGTTAATGCCTGCCATTCACCGAATCTTGAAGGGCGCCGGCCTCTCTCTCCGCGACCTGCAAGGCGTGGCCTTGTCGATCGGCCCTGGATCCTTCACCGGCTTGCGTGTCGGGCTCGCGACCCTGTTGGGATTTCGGGCGGTCTTGGGGGTCCCGATTGTGCCGGTACCGACCTTGGAAGCGATGGCCTGGAACCTGCGACAGTCGCCGGGGCGATTGATCCCGGTCATCAAGAGCCGACGCAATGAAGTGTACTGGGCTGCCTACGAGTGGTCCTCCGGGGGAAGGTTGCGAACCTGCATTGCCGAGCAGGTCGGGTCTCCGGCCTCGGTGGTCAGGGCGGTGGAGCAAGGGCGAGTCTGCACCGTCTTCGGCGATGGCTGGTTGGCTTACGAGCAGGATATCCGCGAGGCCTGGGGGCAAGCCGGGGTGTGCAACGGACCCTGTGCGCCGGAAGTTCACCGTCCCTCAGCCGTGAGTGTCGCTTTGGCCGCGAGAGAGCGATTGCTTGCCGGTCAGATAGCTGATTCGACTGTGGCTCCACGGTACGTCCAACGGACCGAGGCAGAGGTGATGTTCGACGCATTACAGGAGCAGTCGCCTCTGGAACGAAGACGGCAGCGCATCGCGCGAAAGTTGGGGGCGGGCAAAGGTGGAGTTGGGCGCACGCGATGA
- the tatC gene encoding twin-arginine translocase subunit TatC, translating to MLAPLAAHIQTLKKRLLIIAVTLGVAFGGAFTYSAEMVAWLNRPFPNQLVFYGPTEALFASIKVSFLAGLVLSLPIIFYHCWKFIEPALLPKEQRLAVPLFLLAGLLFALGLVFCNLVILPLVIEFFVSFGMDRDITPALGVGTYIDFNVKFLLIFGCAFELPLVLTLLARVGVVSGAMLAHYRKHAIMAALIVSAVVTPDATLFTMLLMAVPLMVLYEIGIIGAKVFGRGSPSPDVNLPLDPDIPIRTAGHRVR from the coding sequence ATGCTCGCACCACTGGCCGCCCATATTCAAACGCTCAAGAAGCGGCTGCTGATCATCGCGGTCACGCTGGGGGTGGCGTTTGGCGGGGCCTTTACTTATTCGGCCGAGATGGTCGCCTGGCTCAACCGGCCGTTCCCGAACCAATTGGTCTTTTACGGGCCGACGGAAGCCCTCTTTGCGTCCATCAAGGTGTCGTTTTTGGCGGGATTGGTGCTGAGCCTGCCGATCATCTTCTATCACTGTTGGAAATTCATCGAGCCGGCGCTGCTCCCGAAGGAGCAGCGCTTGGCCGTTCCACTGTTCCTGCTCGCCGGACTGCTGTTTGCGCTTGGTCTGGTCTTCTGTAATCTTGTCATCCTTCCGCTCGTCATCGAGTTTTTCGTCAGTTTCGGCATGGATCGCGACATCACCCCTGCCTTGGGGGTCGGGACCTATATCGATTTCAACGTCAAATTCCTCCTTATCTTTGGCTGTGCCTTCGAGTTACCGCTGGTGTTGACTCTGCTGGCGCGAGTTGGGGTGGTGTCGGGGGCGATGCTCGCGCACTACCGAAAACACGCCATCATGGCGGCCTTAATTGTCTCTGCGGTGGTCACGCCAGATGCCACGCTCTTTACCATGCTCTTGATGGCGGTGCCGCTCATGGTGCTCTATGAAATCGGCATCATTGGTGCCAAGGTGTTCGGTCGGGGTAGCCCCAGCCCCGACGTGAATTTGCCGCTGGATCCTGATATACCCATAAGGACGGCTGGCCATCGGGTACGGTGA